A genomic region of Alistipes megaguti contains the following coding sequences:
- a CDS encoding SusC/RagA family TonB-linked outer membrane protein, translated as MLSSINPDDIESISVLSGPSAAALYGASAANGVVIINTKKGAAEKLTVNYSNTTEFSRAYVMPSFQNTYGATEEGSYQSWGAKLDTPSDYDPRRFFKTGIIESNSISLSSGNDKNQIYASLSATNASGIIRNNDVDKYNASVRNTTNMLHDKLKLDISLTYSNIKEQNMISQGQYMNPVVPVYLFPAGDDFSRLLVYKRYDAERNLETQYWPYDNNMSMQNPYWITDAQKYNNDKHRFSGTVQLSYELAKGINLSVRGKYDRNTEQHERRFNAGTIDLFASKYGFYSRSTNETTQKYGEVLLNINKYFGSDRQISWSAVAGGNVDYLNYETAYVGGKLASVANLFTYDNIDRKHAETSLTQEGYTKENIAAFVNTQVGYKSMVYLDLTGRFDWASTFAASDNNPFFYYSAGLSGIVTEFLPMLKSKTLPYWKVWVSYSEVGNSPEAHLTIPTYQIKDGNVTTKTRYQWTDLKPERTKSLEVGTNIHLFDSHLRLSATYYRSKIFNQFFTFSLPSSSRWSSIIANAGNVQNSGVELSVRYNNTFGNLHWETYATASHNKNVVTELVKEFNFPGLGTYSIDKLEPSSKTGVKTVIYEGGSMGALYVTSIKTDPTTGALIQNGTGGISVDSSDAGYIYAGDTNPDALLSWGNNFRWKGFNLNFLFNARIGGIVVSKTQAVMDYYGVSAATAEARDRGYVELGGMRISDVKGYYQTIGSDGTGTGAMSMYVYDATNIRLAELSLGYDFPVQKWCKWCKGLNLSLVGHNLLMLFNKAPFDPEITSSTGTYDQGIDYFMQPSTRNIGFSLKLKF; from the coding sequence ATCCTGAGCTCGATCAACCCGGACGACATTGAGAGCATTTCGGTGCTGAGCGGACCTTCGGCCGCCGCGCTCTATGGTGCATCGGCCGCCAACGGTGTTGTGATCATCAACACGAAGAAGGGAGCCGCCGAGAAGCTTACGGTCAATTATTCGAATACGACGGAGTTTTCGCGGGCCTACGTGATGCCGTCGTTCCAGAACACCTACGGCGCCACGGAAGAGGGTTCGTACCAGAGCTGGGGAGCCAAGCTGGATACGCCTTCGGACTACGATCCCCGTCGCTTCTTCAAGACCGGTATCATCGAGAGCAACTCGATCAGCCTCTCGTCGGGTAACGACAAGAACCAGATCTACGCCTCGCTGTCGGCGACCAATGCCAGCGGTATCATCCGCAACAACGACGTCGACAAGTACAACGCCTCGGTGCGCAACACGACCAACATGCTCCATGACAAGCTGAAGCTGGACATCAGCCTGACCTACTCGAACATCAAGGAGCAGAACATGATCTCGCAGGGACAGTACATGAACCCGGTAGTACCCGTATACCTGTTCCCGGCCGGCGACGACTTCTCGCGGCTCCTGGTCTACAAGCGTTACGATGCCGAGCGCAACCTTGAGACCCAGTACTGGCCCTACGACAACAACATGTCGATGCAGAACCCCTACTGGATCACCGACGCCCAGAAGTACAACAACGACAAGCACCGTTTCTCGGGAACCGTTCAGTTGAGCTACGAACTTGCCAAGGGTATCAATCTGTCGGTACGCGGCAAGTACGACCGCAATACGGAGCAGCACGAGCGTCGTTTCAATGCGGGAACCATCGACCTCTTTGCTTCGAAATATGGTTTCTACAGCCGCAGCACGAACGAGACCACGCAGAAATACGGTGAGGTTCTGCTCAACATCAACAAGTATTTCGGATCGGACCGTCAGATTTCGTGGTCGGCCGTAGCCGGCGGTAATGTCGACTACCTGAATTACGAGACGGCGTATGTCGGCGGAAAACTCGCCTCGGTGGCCAATCTGTTTACCTACGACAACATCGATCGCAAGCATGCCGAAACGAGTCTGACGCAGGAAGGATATACGAAGGAGAATATCGCCGCCTTTGTCAATACGCAGGTCGGTTACAAGAGCATGGTTTATCTCGATTTGACGGGGCGTTTCGACTGGGCGTCGACCTTTGCCGCATCGGACAACAACCCGTTCTTCTACTATTCGGCCGGTCTTTCGGGCATTGTGACCGAGTTCCTTCCCATGCTGAAGAGCAAGACGCTTCCCTACTGGAAGGTTTGGGTTTCGTATTCGGAGGTCGGTAACTCGCCCGAGGCCCACCTCACCATCCCGACCTACCAGATCAAGGATGGCAACGTGACCACGAAGACGCGTTATCAGTGGACCGACCTGAAACCGGAGCGCACCAAGTCGCTGGAGGTCGGAACCAACATTCACCTCTTCGACAGCCACCTGCGCCTGTCGGCTACCTACTACCGTTCGAAGATCTTCAATCAGTTCTTCACCTTCTCGCTTCCCTCGTCGTCGAGGTGGTCGTCGATCATCGCCAATGCCGGTAACGTACAGAACAGCGGTGTTGAGTTGAGCGTCCGCTACAACAACACCTTCGGCAACCTGCACTGGGAGACCTACGCAACGGCATCGCACAACAAGAACGTCGTGACGGAACTCGTCAAGGAGTTCAACTTCCCCGGGCTGGGCACCTATTCCATCGACAAACTCGAACCCTCGAGCAAGACCGGCGTCAAGACCGTGATCTACGAGGGCGGATCGATGGGCGCTCTCTACGTGACCTCCATCAAGACGGACCCGACGACCGGGGCCCTCATTCAGAACGGAACGGGCGGCATCTCCGTAGACAGCAGCGACGCCGGTTACATCTATGCCGGCGACACGAATCCGGATGCACTGCTTTCGTGGGGTAACAACTTCCGCTGGAAGGGCTTCAATCTGAACTTCCTCTTCAACGCGCGCATCGGCGGTATCGTCGTATCGAAGACCCAGGCCGTGATGGATTACTACGGCGTATCGGCCGCCACGGCCGAGGCCCGCGACCGCGGTTACGTCGAGCTGGGCGGCATGCGCATCAGCGACGTGAAGGGCTACTACCAGACCATCGGATCCGACGGTACGGGTACGGGTGCCATGTCGATGTACGTCTATGATGCCACGAATATCCGACTGGCCGAGCTGTCGCTGGGATACGACTTCCCCGTTCAGAAATGGTGCAAGTGGTGCAAGGGTCTCAACCTCTCGCTGGTAGGCCACAACCTGCTCATGCTCTTCAACAAGGCTCCGTTCGATCCCGAGATCACCTCGAGCACCGGAACCTACGACCAGGGCATCGACTACTTCATGCAGCCTTCGACTCGCAACATCGGCTTCTCTCTCAAGTTAAAATTTTAA
- a CDS encoding TonB-dependent receptor plug domain-containing protein, with protein sequence MNNVVEPINGRNVINVTLKTSSIVMEAAVVTAMGITKSEKSLSYNVQQMELESVSPTGSFVNSLNGKVAGVTINSSSTGIGGSTRVVMRGTKSLSNNNNALYVIDGIPMANVTAEQPQGLYEPVRRETS encoded by the coding sequence ATGAATAACGTGGTCGAACCGATCAACGGTCGGAACGTTATCAATGTCACCCTGAAGACCTCCTCGATCGTCATGGAGGCGGCGGTTGTGACCGCCATGGGTATCACGAAGTCCGAAAAATCCCTTTCCTACAATGTTCAGCAAATGGAACTCGAGTCCGTATCTCCTACGGGTTCATTTGTGAATTCACTCAACGGAAAGGTGGCCGGTGTGACTATCAATTCCTCTTCCACTGGCATCGGAGGTTCCACCCGCGTCGTCATGCGAGGAACCAAATCACTTTCCAATAACAACAACGCGCTCTACGTCATCGACGGTATTCCGATGGCGAACGTCACGGCCGAACAGCCCCAGGGACTCTACGAGCCGGTCAGACGGGAGACATCCTGA
- a CDS encoding carboxypeptidase regulatory-like domain-containing protein, whose product MGLFIQNQRFSFTRGGALAFIAALLLASSSGFAQNRTVTGTVKDETGNPLVGAAVFVEENASIGAISDANGNYSISVPESAVNLVYSLSA is encoded by the coding sequence ATGGGTCTATTTATTCAAAATCAACGCTTTAGCTTCACGAGAGGGGGCGCGCTCGCCTTCATTGCGGCCCTTCTGTTGGCAAGCAGTTCAGGCTTTGCCCAGAACCGAACCGTCACGGGAACGGTTAAAGATGAAACGGGGAATCCTCTTGTAGGTGCTGCCGTATTTGTCGAGGAAAACGCCTCCATCGGAGCGATTTCCGACGCAAATGGAAACTATTCGATTTCGGTGCCTGAGTCGGCCGTGAATCTGGTCTACTCTTTATCGGCATGA
- a CDS encoding alpha-L-fucosidase, with translation MKKTVLYAAVLTFLASCAEDAPTPYGAVPSAAQVEWQKMETNMFVHFGPNTFSGREWGNGQESTDLFNPTSLDCRQWARTAKAAGFKGIIITAKHHDGFSLWPNPTSTHTVAQSAWRNGKGDVLRELSDACREYGLKFGIYLSPWDRNHPAYGTDAYNKVFTDALDSSLSQYGPVFEQWFDGACGEGPNGKRQVYDWEAFNEHVFANQPQAIIFSNIGPGCRWVGNEAGKAGETSWSTFTPELHGANRGALPGDFETYLGEGDPDGACWIPSETDVSIRPGWFWREEETSRVRSLSNLLDLYYSSVGRNSLLLLNVPADTRGLIPAVDSIRLMEFRAALDTIFSVNLAAGAKAEASTTRGRKYAASQMLDTDYDTCWAAPDGVTEAVLTFHLDGVKRFNRVLLQEYIPLGQRVKSFEVEARDAAGNWNVIATATTIGYKRILLVDETQTDAVRIRITGSLACPLLNGFGLYLDRIMHSDEPTAADDRLCMADGFRVVAPQEAEAAVDGLWDESHSVILSADKTGRFPSVTVDLGREREFLGIAYTPAEGGRGGCMMEYRLEVGPDGESWTTVTDGAQVDNIVNNPTMRILRHKSMLNARWIRVTPLRSNLAETVSVGELLLVVK, from the coding sequence ATGAAGAAGACAGTGCTTTATGCGGCAGTTCTGACGTTTTTAGCCTCCTGTGCCGAAGATGCCCCGACGCCCTACGGAGCCGTGCCGTCGGCCGCTCAGGTGGAGTGGCAGAAGATGGAAACCAACATGTTCGTGCACTTTGGTCCCAACACTTTCTCCGGCCGGGAGTGGGGCAACGGCCAGGAGAGCACCGATCTGTTCAACCCTACGTCGCTCGATTGCCGGCAGTGGGCCCGTACGGCCAAGGCGGCCGGCTTCAAGGGCATCATCATCACGGCCAAGCACCACGATGGATTCAGCCTCTGGCCCAACCCGACCAGCACCCACACGGTGGCACAGAGCGCGTGGCGCAACGGCAAGGGGGACGTGCTGCGTGAGTTGTCGGATGCCTGCCGGGAGTACGGTCTGAAATTCGGCATCTACCTTTCGCCGTGGGACCGCAACCATCCCGCCTACGGGACCGATGCCTACAACAAGGTCTTTACGGATGCGCTGGACAGTTCGCTGAGCCAGTACGGACCAGTCTTCGAGCAGTGGTTCGACGGAGCCTGCGGCGAGGGCCCCAACGGCAAACGGCAGGTCTACGACTGGGAAGCCTTCAACGAACACGTGTTTGCCAACCAGCCTCAGGCAATCATCTTCAGCAACATCGGCCCCGGCTGCCGCTGGGTCGGCAACGAGGCGGGGAAGGCCGGCGAGACCAGTTGGTCGACCTTCACGCCGGAGCTCCACGGAGCCAACCGCGGGGCCCTGCCCGGAGATTTCGAGACCTACCTGGGCGAGGGGGATCCGGACGGAGCCTGCTGGATCCCTTCGGAGACGGACGTGTCGATCCGTCCGGGATGGTTCTGGCGTGAGGAGGAGACTTCGCGCGTACGGAGTCTCTCCAATCTGCTGGATCTTTACTATTCGAGCGTAGGGCGCAATTCGCTGCTTCTGCTGAATGTTCCGGCCGATACGCGCGGACTGATTCCGGCGGTGGATTCGATCCGTCTGATGGAGTTCCGGGCCGCCCTCGATACAATCTTCTCGGTCAATCTGGCTGCCGGAGCCAAGGCCGAGGCCTCGACCACGCGAGGCCGGAAATACGCCGCCTCGCAAATGCTCGACACGGATTACGACACCTGTTGGGCCGCCCCGGACGGCGTGACGGAGGCCGTGCTGACCTTCCATCTGGACGGCGTGAAGCGTTTCAACCGGGTGCTGCTGCAGGAGTATATACCCCTCGGCCAGCGGGTGAAATCCTTTGAGGTGGAGGCCCGCGATGCGGCCGGGAACTGGAACGTCATCGCCACGGCCACGACGATCGGCTACAAGCGGATCCTGTTGGTCGATGAGACGCAGACCGACGCGGTCCGCATCCGCATCACCGGCTCCCTTGCCTGCCCGCTGCTCAACGGTTTCGGGCTCTATCTCGACCGCATCATGCACAGCGACGAACCGACTGCCGCAGACGACCGTCTCTGTATGGCCGACGGCTTCCGAGTCGTGGCTCCGCAGGAGGCCGAGGCTGCGGTTGACGGCCTTTGGGACGAGTCGCACAGTGTGATTCTTTCGGCCGACAAGACGGGGCGCTTCCCTTCGGTGACGGTTGATCTGGGGCGTGAACGGGAGTTCCTGGGAATTGCCTATACGCCGGCCGAGGGCGGTCGCGGCGGCTGCATGATGGAGTACCGGTTGGAGGTCGGCCCGGATGGCGAGTCATGGACGACGGTTACCGATGGAGCACAGGTCGACAATATCGTCAATAATCCTACTATGCGTATTTTACGCCATAAGTCGATGTTGAACGCTCGCTGGATCCGAGTCACGCCTTTGCGTTCGAATTTGGCTGAGACGGTATCTGTCGGAGAACTGTTACTCGTTGTAAAATAG
- a CDS encoding glycoside hydrolase family 2 TIM barrel-domain containing protein → MNTRLLTIAIFASAAATAQTPEELPCWRDLNLFTQGGETARTELVFHPTRQEALNGSVRSSSCYLDLCGRWDFRYYDDSRDCPEGIFAEPEGWSSIRVPGNWEVQGFGTPIYVNTVYEFKRRDVTPPELPDPNPLGVYRHRFEVPASWQGRQIYLNFDGVKGGAQYYVNGTLVGYNNDSKDPIRFNVTKLLHAGTNEIGLKVYRWSTGSYLECMDFWRISGIEREVYLSTESTDSGFDFEVVSTLAEDLHTGDFRLRLRSREPVSFSAELLDPEGRTVAAFEPQRLDDSLELSATLERVLPWSAETPNLYTLLMKVDEEWTRFRVGFRRFEITTIEQQGRTFPVFLVNGQPVKFKGVNLHEHDPWTGHYVTRELLLKDMKLMKMLNINAIRTAHYPQQREFYELCDSLGFYVYSEANIESHGMGYELTRTLGNAPEWYGNHLYRELNMYERVRNYPCVTILSLGNEGGNGYNFYRLYEVIKAREKQGMNRPVCYERAEFEWNTDMLVPQYPGAEWFRRMGEEGSDRPVVPSEYAHAMGNSTGSLDLQWKSIYRYPNLQGGFIWDWVDQALAARRADGRFFWAYGGDYGKNTPSDNNFLCNGLVLPDRRFHPGAFEVRHVYQNVEMTLVEENAREWALDVRNRFYFRTLDGLELEARVVCSSPREGLSRELLVRTFPLSATAQQSQTIRIPKPDSLPQEGLLCLNLDVRTSRQEPLLDCGTLLATEQLVLREDNTPAKAPAAPVKERLQVKKSDGSVRIHGDRVDFRFEKGVVTSLAFDGVEKLASDFGIRPNFWRGPTDNDYGNGQPARSQLWKEAGQHPERCTWRVKRNGDRVVLTAVYPVGAHRYTVIYTVRPDAAVEVSATLACAPSESRMDIPRVGLRLRVPLLDGEPVPDPIRYFARGPHENYRDRFSSARLGLYESTASAEYFPYVRPQENGHHIDCSFLEAGGLRFTAVGAPFEFNALRNSVEDFDAEDAVQCDYQWPNYTSDEPHDPAQAANRLRRQTHISDITPRSYVEVCLDAAHNAVGGYDSWGARPEKSRTVWDDRDWSFTFIISSK, encoded by the coding sequence ATGAATACCCGCTTACTGACAATCGCCATTTTTGCCTCTGCGGCCGCAACGGCGCAGACGCCGGAGGAACTCCCGTGCTGGAGAGACCTCAATCTGTTTACACAGGGCGGTGAGACCGCCCGTACCGAACTGGTGTTTCACCCCACGCGCCAGGAGGCCCTGAACGGGTCGGTGCGCAGCTCCTCCTGCTACCTCGACCTGTGCGGCCGATGGGATTTCCGCTACTACGACGACAGCCGCGACTGCCCGGAAGGGATCTTTGCCGAGCCGGAGGGCTGGAGTTCGATCCGTGTGCCGGGCAACTGGGAGGTCCAGGGATTCGGCACGCCGATCTACGTCAATACGGTGTATGAGTTCAAGCGTCGCGACGTCACGCCGCCCGAGTTGCCGGATCCGAATCCGCTGGGGGTCTATCGCCACCGGTTCGAGGTGCCCGCGTCGTGGCAGGGACGCCAGATCTACCTGAACTTCGACGGTGTGAAGGGCGGAGCCCAGTATTACGTGAACGGGACTCTTGTGGGCTACAACAACGATTCGAAGGATCCGATCCGCTTCAATGTCACGAAGCTGCTGCACGCCGGCACCAACGAGATCGGCCTGAAGGTCTACCGCTGGAGCACGGGTTCCTACCTGGAGTGCATGGATTTCTGGCGGATTTCGGGCATCGAACGCGAGGTCTACCTTTCGACGGAGTCGACCGATTCGGGGTTCGATTTCGAGGTGGTCTCCACCCTTGCGGAGGATCTGCATACGGGCGATTTCCGACTCCGACTCCGCTCGCGCGAACCGGTCAGCTTCAGCGCCGAACTGCTGGATCCCGAGGGGCGGACGGTGGCCGCATTCGAACCGCAGCGGCTTGACGACAGCCTCGAACTGTCGGCGACGCTGGAGCGGGTTCTTCCCTGGAGTGCCGAAACTCCGAACCTCTACACGCTGCTGATGAAGGTCGATGAAGAGTGGACCCGCTTCCGGGTTGGGTTCCGCCGCTTCGAGATCACGACGATCGAGCAGCAGGGACGCACCTTCCCGGTCTTCCTGGTCAACGGACAGCCGGTCAAGTTCAAGGGCGTCAACCTCCACGAACACGACCCCTGGACCGGCCACTACGTCACGCGCGAACTGCTGCTGAAAGACATGAAGCTCATGAAGATGCTCAATATCAATGCTATCCGCACGGCGCACTATCCCCAGCAGCGGGAATTTTACGAACTGTGCGACAGCCTGGGCTTTTACGTCTACTCCGAGGCCAACATCGAGTCCCACGGCATGGGCTACGAACTGACCCGGACACTCGGCAATGCCCCGGAGTGGTACGGCAACCACCTCTATCGCGAGCTGAACATGTACGAACGCGTACGGAACTATCCGTGCGTGACGATCCTTTCGCTGGGCAACGAGGGTGGCAACGGCTACAATTTCTACCGCCTTTACGAGGTGATCAAGGCCCGCGAGAAGCAGGGTATGAACCGCCCGGTCTGCTACGAACGGGCCGAGTTCGAGTGGAACACCGACATGCTTGTACCGCAGTATCCCGGCGCGGAGTGGTTCCGCCGCATGGGGGAGGAGGGTTCCGACCGTCCGGTCGTCCCCTCCGAATATGCCCATGCGATGGGCAATTCGACCGGGTCGCTCGATCTGCAGTGGAAGTCCATCTACCGGTATCCCAACCTGCAGGGGGGCTTCATCTGGGACTGGGTGGATCAGGCGCTGGCGGCCCGGCGTGCCGACGGACGCTTCTTCTGGGCCTACGGCGGTGACTACGGCAAGAATACGCCGAGCGACAACAACTTCCTCTGCAACGGACTCGTCCTGCCCGACCGACGGTTCCATCCGGGAGCCTTCGAGGTGCGCCACGTCTACCAGAACGTCGAGATGACCCTTGTGGAGGAGAACGCCCGGGAGTGGGCGCTCGACGTCCGGAACCGCTTCTATTTCCGGACACTCGACGGACTGGAGCTGGAGGCCCGGGTGGTCTGCTCTTCTCCGCGCGAGGGACTGAGCCGCGAACTTCTTGTCCGTACCTTCCCGCTTTCGGCCACAGCCCAACAGTCGCAGACCATCCGCATCCCGAAGCCCGACAGCCTGCCGCAGGAGGGGCTGTTGTGCCTGAATCTCGACGTGCGTACCTCGCGGCAGGAGCCGCTTCTCGATTGCGGCACGCTGCTGGCTACCGAGCAGCTCGTTCTGCGTGAGGACAACACGCCGGCGAAGGCTCCGGCCGCACCCGTCAAGGAGCGCCTTCAGGTCAAGAAGAGTGATGGCAGTGTGCGGATCCACGGCGATCGGGTGGATTTCCGCTTCGAAAAGGGCGTCGTCACGTCGCTTGCATTCGACGGCGTGGAGAAACTCGCCTCGGACTTCGGCATCCGGCCCAACTTCTGGCGCGGCCCCACGGACAACGATTACGGCAACGGACAACCGGCCCGGTCGCAACTCTGGAAAGAGGCCGGACAACACCCCGAGCGATGCACCTGGCGTGTGAAACGAAACGGTGACAGGGTCGTGCTCACGGCCGTCTATCCCGTCGGAGCACATCGCTATACGGTTATCTATACCGTCCGTCCGGATGCCGCGGTCGAGGTCTCGGCAACGCTCGCCTGCGCCCCCTCCGAGTCCCGGATGGATATCCCGCGCGTGGGTCTTCGACTGCGGGTTCCGCTGCTCGACGGCGAGCCGGTTCCGGACCCGATCCGCTATTTTGCCCGCGGGCCCCACGAGAACTACCGCGACCGCTTCAGTTCGGCGCGTCTGGGCCTCTACGAGAGCACCGCTTCGGCAGAGTACTTCCCCTATGTACGGCCTCAGGAGAACGGCCACCATATCGACTGCAGCTTCCTGGAGGCGGGAGGTCTGCGCTTCACGGCCGTCGGCGCCCCCTTCGAGTTCAATGCCCTGCGCAACAGCGTGGAGGATTTCGATGCGGAGGACGCCGTGCAGTGCGACTACCAGTGGCCGAACTACACCTCCGACGAACCGCATGATCCGGCCCAGGCGGCCAACCGCCTCCGCCGCCAGACCCATATCAGCGACATCACGCCGCGCAGCTACGTGGAGGTCTGCCTCGATGCGGCGCACAACGCCGTGGGCGGCTACGACAGTTGGGGTGCCCGTCCCGAGAAGTCGCGCACGGTCTGGGATGACAGAGATTGGTCGTTTACCTTTATAATTAGTTCAAAATGA
- a CDS encoding GH92 family glycosyl hydrolase, with protein MNHRSFLTLAAILTLMLPGCRRASDRCRQVDPYIGAGGHGHVFVGANVPFGMVRLGPHQPNRGWDWCSGYHYSDTVVLGFSHTRLSGTGIGEGGDILLFPFDASRPHSGGGGRPHARLDHSKERVAPGYYHLEMPENGIRADLTATARTGIHRYAVTSDRTGLLVDLRTGTGWDAVTGSALRLVDDHTVEGWRRSTGWAQDHWFYFRAEFSLPIANADSLRQPMESDNGVIARLLFDTSADKVLEVRVGLSPSSCAGAGENLHCEADWAQDFDAIHHSAHELWRKALSAIEIKGLDAEQEKVFYTALYHASFDPSVFGDVGDPEPEYSVFSLWDVYRAQFPLLTLIRPDFCRELASTMLRIYRRQGKLPVWHLWGNETDCMVGNPGVIALSDLFLKGLVADSLGTLEALRASSLRDERDMDNLRKYGFCPYDKSTGAETVSKGLEYAIADAGVSRVAAVLGDTLTAGYFARRAQSYHCYYDAETGFVRGRASDLSWRSPFDPFNVSHMTGDFTEGNAWQYTWLVPHDVYGCIAMLGGEQTFARRLDEFFVTEGDLGSTASDVTGLVGQYAHGNEPSHHIAYLYNYVGEQWKCAEKVRHILKDLYYADQTGVCGNEDCGQMSAWYILSSLGLYQVDPCGGDFLIGSPAVRRAEVQVGNGRTLRIIASNNSPRNIYVASLKVNGQPWTRSCIPYDVLSAGATLEFTMSPEPTDFGSAPDDRP; from the coding sequence ATGAACCACAGAAGCTTTTTGACTCTGGCGGCAATCCTGACGCTGATGCTTCCCGGTTGCCGCCGGGCCTCGGACCGCTGCCGACAGGTCGATCCCTATATCGGAGCGGGCGGACATGGCCATGTTTTCGTCGGGGCGAACGTCCCCTTCGGAATGGTGCGCCTGGGCCCGCATCAGCCCAACCGGGGCTGGGACTGGTGCTCCGGCTATCATTACAGCGATACGGTGGTGCTGGGATTCAGCCATACGCGACTGAGCGGCACCGGCATCGGTGAGGGGGGCGACATCCTGCTCTTCCCGTTCGACGCCTCGCGCCCGCACTCCGGAGGAGGCGGTCGGCCCCATGCCCGTCTCGACCACTCGAAGGAGCGGGTCGCTCCCGGCTATTACCACCTCGAGATGCCGGAGAACGGCATCCGGGCCGATCTCACGGCCACCGCCCGAACCGGCATTCACCGCTATGCCGTGACCTCCGACCGCACCGGACTTCTCGTCGACCTGCGTACGGGAACGGGTTGGGATGCCGTGACCGGCAGCGCGCTTCGCCTCGTCGACGACCATACGGTCGAAGGGTGGCGCCGCTCGACGGGCTGGGCCCAGGACCACTGGTTCTACTTCCGGGCGGAATTCAGCCTGCCGATCGCCAATGCCGACAGTCTCCGGCAGCCGATGGAGTCGGACAACGGCGTGATCGCCCGTCTGCTCTTCGACACCTCGGCCGACAAGGTGCTGGAGGTGCGCGTGGGACTTTCGCCTTCGAGTTGTGCCGGGGCGGGGGAGAACCTGCACTGCGAAGCGGACTGGGCGCAGGATTTCGACGCCATCCACCATTCGGCGCACGAGCTGTGGCGGAAGGCACTCTCGGCCATCGAGATCAAGGGGCTCGATGCCGAGCAGGAGAAGGTCTTCTACACGGCCTTGTACCATGCTTCGTTCGATCCGAGCGTATTCGGCGATGTCGGGGATCCGGAGCCGGAATACAGCGTCTTCTCGCTGTGGGACGTCTACCGGGCCCAGTTCCCGCTGCTCACGCTCATCCGGCCGGACTTTTGCCGGGAGTTGGCCTCTACGATGCTCCGGATCTACCGGCGGCAGGGCAAGCTTCCGGTCTGGCACCTGTGGGGCAACGAGACCGACTGCATGGTCGGCAATCCCGGGGTGATAGCCCTCTCCGACCTCTTCCTCAAGGGACTTGTGGCCGACAGCCTCGGCACCCTCGAGGCACTCCGGGCCTCTTCACTCCGCGACGAACGCGACATGGACAACCTCCGCAAGTATGGATTCTGCCCCTATGACAAGAGTACCGGGGCGGAGACCGTCTCCAAGGGGCTCGAATATGCCATTGCCGATGCCGGCGTGTCGCGCGTTGCCGCCGTGCTGGGCGATACGCTGACGGCGGGATATTTTGCCCGCCGCGCCCAGTCGTATCACTGCTACTACGATGCTGAAACGGGATTCGTGCGCGGCCGGGCCTCGGACCTGAGCTGGCGGAGTCCGTTCGACCCCTTCAACGTCAGCCACATGACGGGCGATTTCACGGAAGGTAATGCCTGGCAGTATACGTGGCTCGTGCCGCACGACGTGTACGGCTGCATTGCGATGCTGGGCGGTGAGCAGACCTTTGCACGCCGGCTGGACGAGTTTTTCGTGACCGAGGGTGATCTGGGCAGCACGGCGTCGGACGTAACGGGGCTTGTGGGGCAGTATGCTCACGGCAACGAACCCAGCCACCACATCGCCTACCTGTACAATTACGTAGGCGAGCAGTGGAAGTGCGCCGAGAAGGTCCGCCATATTCTGAAGGACCTTTACTATGCCGACCAGACCGGTGTCTGCGGCAACGAGGATTGCGGACAGATGAGTGCCTGGTATATCCTCTCGTCGCTGGGTCTCTATCAGGTGGACCCGTGCGGCGGTGATTTTCTGATCGGCAGTCCGGCCGTACGCCGGGCCGAGGTTCAGGTGGGCAACGGACGTACGCTGCGCATCATTGCGTCGAACAATTCACCGCGTAACATCTACGTGGCCTCGCTGAAGGTCAACGGCCAACCCTGGACCCGCTCCTGTATTCCCTACGACGTGCTCTCGGCAGGAGCCACGCTCGAATTCACCATGAGCCCCGAGCCGACGGATTTCGGCAGTGCACCGGACGACAGACCATGA